The DNA window GACTCGGGTAAACCGTTAATCGCCCGGTAACGCTCAATAAATCTGGTTTTTACCGGAATTTCCAATGCCGGGAGAAATTTACTTCGCATCACCGCATGATCAAACAGGGCTTCCAGGCATACCAGAATATCAGCCTTTTCCACCAGGTTAAAGGAGCGGTGGGCAAGATTATCCCAAAATGCCAGGGCAAATAGATTCTGTTTCTGCTCACCTGCAGCCACAAGGTAAGCGTTTATTTCAAGTTTTTCTCCAAAAACCTTCCTGGCAGCTTCAAGCCGGCGGCGACCACAGACAATAATATAACCCCTGCTCCCTGCCATCAATAAAGGCGGCGTCAGGACGCCCACCTGACGAACAGAAGCATAAAAATTTTCAGCCAGGGATCCGTAGGAAAAGGGGAAACTTCGATCGAGAAAATCAATTTCGGAAAGAATACAGGAAATTAATTCTTGTTTTGGCGCAATTAAAATCATATAACGACGGCTGAACCTTTATCCTTGAACCTTGAACCTTTTCGAATCATTTTACCATCAAGATATAACACAGCCATCGGTCAACCACAAGATATTAGCATGGATTTCAGCGCCGAATTAAAACATACCATTCGCCGGATGTATGACACAGCAGCCCGGAAACCCGATGGTCTTTTGAGCCAAGTAGCGCTTAACCGGGGCCGTGAACTGCTGACAAGCTTAGGCTATCAGGCAACAGATATTGACAGTGTTCCTGAAAGTATTATTCAATCAGCTTTTCCCTGCGGCAACCCCCTGCCGATCATCAGGAAACTGCAACCAAAAAACATTCTGGATCTGGGTTGCGGCAGTTGTCTTGATATCGGCATCATGGCTGCGGACCAAAACCACCAACAGCAGCTTATTATCGGCGTGGATTTCAGCCGGGAACTTCTCAGCCTCGGCAGCCGCTTCATTTCATTATCATCAGCCAATCATATCCGGCTTCTAACCGCCGACCTGACTGACCTTCCTTTTTCCGGCCCGCATTTTGACTGCATCAACCTGAACGGCTCCTTCAATGTCATCTATGATAAAGCGACATTTCTGAAACAAATTTCAGCTCTTCTACATCCCGATGGCCATGTACTGATCAATGATCTGCTACTGGTGGAGGAACTGCCGGCCGGATTTACCGACGATATCATCAACTGGACCTGGAATGTAGCCGGGGCACTGCCACCTGAAGAGTTGGAAAAACTCGCTGGGGAAGCAGGCCTGGCCCTGGTTCACTTTCATGATCATGAACGGCTGGCGCCGGTCTGCCGGGGGGAAATACTCTTGCAAAAAAGGAACTCAACTTTCTGAGTTGTTTTAAAAACAGCTGAAAGAATCTTACGGGGATGTTCCGGCATGGCTCTCGCTCATTCTCGCCGGCCGTCCATGGCCTGCCTGTGCGTGCCGCACGCAGACAG is part of the Pseudomonadota bacterium genome and encodes:
- a CDS encoding ParB/RepB/Spo0J family partition protein, coding for MILIAPKQELISCILSEIDFLDRSFPFSYGSLAENFYASVRQVGVLTPPLLMAGSRGYIIVCGRRRLEAARKVFGEKLEINAYLVAAGEQKQNLFALAFWDNLAHRSFNLVEKADILVCLEALFDHAVMRSKFLPALEIPVKTRFIERYRAINGLPES
- a CDS encoding methyltransferase domain-containing protein; protein product: MDFSAELKHTIRRMYDTAARKPDGLLSQVALNRGRELLTSLGYQATDIDSVPESIIQSAFPCGNPLPIIRKLQPKNILDLGCGSCLDIGIMAADQNHQQQLIIGVDFSRELLSLGSRFISLSSANHIRLLTADLTDLPFSGPHFDCINLNGSFNVIYDKATFLKQISALLHPDGHVLINDLLLVEELPAGFTDDIINWTWNVAGALPPEELEKLAGEAGLALVHFHDHERLAPVCRGEILLQKRNSTF